The proteins below are encoded in one region of Mycobacterium shinjukuense:
- a CDS encoding LysR substrate-binding domain-containing protein encodes MVAVADYGGVHRAAAALHLTQSTVSQHLRRVEQAIGGPVVAKSGRGLVFTELGHRTLRHARAILAAHDDALAELGTTDEQTLAIGATEHGADVLIPGLTAALNERLPDRRVRFRLDRNVSLADSIERGLLDLVIMLDGSGLDRANPSGVVELSWLASQTFLAPVGQPLPLVVFAEPCVFREPTFAALDKAGVSYQVVAECANLAGLYAAVGSGLGVALVLTLGQLPAGVQPAEGLPAAHRISVFVRSRADIDPAVRSTVDEALRDMLGAR; translated from the coding sequence ATGGTGGCGGTGGCCGATTACGGCGGTGTGCACCGTGCCGCGGCGGCCCTGCACCTGACCCAGTCCACCGTCAGCCAGCACCTGCGCAGGGTCGAGCAGGCCATCGGCGGACCGGTGGTAGCGAAGTCGGGGCGCGGGCTGGTGTTCACCGAACTCGGCCACCGCACGCTGCGGCACGCGCGCGCCATCCTGGCCGCCCACGACGACGCCTTGGCGGAGCTTGGCACCACCGATGAGCAGACGCTGGCCATCGGCGCCACCGAGCACGGCGCCGACGTGCTGATCCCAGGGCTAACCGCCGCCCTCAACGAACGGCTGCCCGACCGGCGGGTGCGTTTCCGGCTGGACCGCAATGTGTCGCTTGCGGATTCGATCGAGCGTGGGCTGCTCGACCTGGTGATCATGCTCGACGGATCCGGGCTGGATCGCGCCAACCCATCGGGAGTCGTTGAGCTGTCGTGGCTGGCATCCCAAACCTTCCTGGCACCCGTCGGCCAACCGCTGCCGCTGGTGGTCTTCGCCGAGCCGTGCGTCTTCCGCGAGCCGACGTTCGCGGCGCTCGACAAAGCGGGTGTGTCCTATCAGGTCGTCGCCGAATGTGCCAATCTGGCAGGGCTATACGCCGCGGTCGGCTCAGGCCTAGGGGTCGCGCTGGTGTTGACGCTCGGCCAGCTGCCGGCCGGTGTGCAACCAGCCGAAGGACTGCCCGCGGCTCACCGCATCTCGGTGTTCGTTCGCAGCCGTGCCGACATCGACCCGGCGGTGCGATCAACGGTCGACGAGGCGCTGCGCGACATGCTCGGGGCGCGTTAG
- a CDS encoding iron-containing alcohol dehydrogenase: MTAPANCPTATTPGFGLLRAPREVVFGPGARHALGRVLSGVGSRAFVCSDPIIATNPAFAEAISGISTRGVQVTVYTATQPELPLTSVASAAATARAVDPDVIVGFGGGSALDLAKLVSLALASDAPLSDFYGENLVRSRVLPVVAVPTTAGTGSEVTPVAVVADPSRSLKVGISSPELVPVAAIVDPELALTCPARVTAFAGIDALTHAIESYSARTPALDLSHTLPVFVGANRLSAPLGLEAAAALGPSIVRAVTDGSDIRARTDMAYGSMLAGLAFATAGTHLSHAIQYPVGEATRTPHGLGVGLLLPYVMEACLPAAAAQFARVGEAMGVTETGAGTDDAAAATIRFVVELRRRIGIPHTLAKIGLSRRELPHIIELASTVGRLVNNAPGADPRELIAPIVERAWAGNSDIFSAHDGIARGDPA; the protein is encoded by the coding sequence ATGACCGCTCCCGCTAACTGCCCCACGGCCACGACACCCGGGTTCGGACTGCTGCGCGCCCCCCGCGAAGTCGTTTTTGGGCCCGGCGCCCGGCACGCGCTGGGCCGCGTGCTTTCCGGAGTGGGAAGCCGGGCGTTTGTGTGCTCCGATCCGATCATCGCCACGAATCCCGCTTTCGCCGAAGCCATCTCGGGGATTTCCACCCGCGGCGTGCAGGTGACGGTGTACACAGCCACCCAACCCGAACTGCCCCTCACCAGCGTCGCCTCCGCGGCCGCTACCGCGCGCGCCGTCGATCCGGACGTCATCGTGGGGTTCGGCGGCGGCAGCGCCCTCGACCTTGCCAAACTGGTGTCACTCGCGTTGGCCAGCGACGCGCCGCTGTCGGACTTCTACGGCGAAAACCTGGTCCGTTCAAGGGTTCTGCCGGTAGTGGCGGTACCCACCACCGCGGGCACAGGTTCCGAGGTGACCCCGGTCGCCGTGGTCGCCGACCCGTCGAGAAGCCTGAAGGTCGGCATCTCCAGCCCAGAGCTCGTCCCCGTCGCCGCCATCGTCGACCCGGAATTGGCCCTCACCTGCCCCGCCAGGGTGACTGCATTCGCCGGAATCGACGCGTTGACGCACGCCATCGAGTCCTATTCGGCGCGCACACCCGCGCTCGACCTGTCGCATACGCTTCCGGTCTTCGTTGGAGCAAACCGGCTCAGCGCGCCCCTGGGTTTGGAGGCGGCGGCCGCACTCGGGCCCAGCATCGTCAGGGCGGTCACGGACGGTTCGGATATTCGCGCCCGCACCGACATGGCCTACGGGTCGATGCTGGCCGGGCTGGCGTTCGCGACCGCGGGAACGCACCTTTCCCACGCCATTCAATACCCGGTGGGCGAGGCCACCCGCACCCCGCATGGCCTGGGCGTGGGGTTGCTGCTGCCGTACGTCATGGAGGCGTGCCTGCCCGCCGCCGCCGCACAGTTCGCCCGCGTCGGTGAGGCAATGGGGGTGACCGAGACCGGCGCGGGCACCGACGACGCCGCGGCCGCGACCATCCGGTTCGTGGTCGAGCTGCGGCGCCGCATCGGCATCCCGCACACCCTGGCCAAGATCGGACTCAGCCGCCGGGAGCTGCCCCACATCATCGAGCTGGCGTCGACGGTCGGCCGGCTGGTCAACAACGCTCCCGGTGCGGATCCCCGGGAACTGATCGCTCCCATCGTCGAACGCGCGTGGGCCGGCAACAGCGACATCTTCTCCGCTCATGACGGAATAGCAAGAGGAGACCCCGCATGA
- a CDS encoding peptidyl-alpha-hydroxyglycine alpha-amidating lyase family protein, giving the protein MSQQRVPLRTGATPMARGLALGIAVWLCLTSVATAAPAPADTPTNFLPNPYRTIANWGELPDGRTWGTTSAVAIGPDGATVWVAERCGETRTPDQIALGAPFACAGSTLDPILKFDTNGKLLGSFGAGMIVFPHAIHVDRDGNVWVADGLGYGGKGQQVLKFSPAGQLLLALGKAGTPGGGEDEFNSPSAVVTAPNGDIFVADGHGGNTNARIVKFDKTGKFIKQWGHKGSGPGEFDTPHTIAMDSAGRLFVGDRNNNRIQIFDQDGQFLNVWTQFSRPSGIYINNGIIYVTDSESESLATDHNGWKRGIRIGSVADGSVWALIPDPIDYATNTSGAEGLAVDAAGNIFGAEVGQHRMMKYVRESPP; this is encoded by the coding sequence GTGAGCCAGCAACGCGTGCCACTGCGAACCGGAGCGACGCCCATGGCGCGCGGACTCGCGCTGGGGATTGCCGTCTGGCTTTGCCTGACCTCGGTTGCGACGGCCGCTCCTGCCCCGGCGGATACCCCCACCAATTTCCTGCCCAATCCATATCGCACGATCGCGAATTGGGGTGAGCTGCCGGATGGCCGGACATGGGGGACGACAAGCGCGGTGGCGATCGGGCCCGACGGCGCGACGGTGTGGGTCGCCGAGCGCTGCGGAGAAACCCGTACGCCCGATCAGATCGCGCTCGGCGCACCCTTCGCCTGCGCCGGTTCGACGCTGGATCCGATCCTGAAGTTCGACACCAACGGAAAGCTGCTGGGAAGCTTCGGCGCTGGGATGATCGTGTTTCCGCACGCCATCCACGTCGACCGGGACGGCAACGTGTGGGTCGCCGACGGGCTCGGCTACGGCGGCAAAGGACAGCAGGTCTTGAAATTCAGTCCAGCCGGCCAGCTGCTGCTGGCCCTGGGCAAGGCGGGCACGCCGGGCGGCGGCGAGGACGAATTCAACTCACCCTCCGCCGTGGTGACCGCACCGAACGGCGACATCTTCGTTGCCGACGGACACGGCGGAAACACCAATGCGCGCATCGTGAAGTTCGACAAGACCGGCAAGTTCATCAAGCAGTGGGGCCACAAGGGATCCGGCCCCGGCGAATTCGACACGCCGCACACGATCGCGATGGATTCGGCCGGAAGGCTGTTCGTCGGCGACCGCAATAACAACCGCATTCAGATCTTCGATCAGGACGGGCAATTCCTCAACGTGTGGACGCAGTTCAGCCGGCCCAGTGGCATCTATATCAACAACGGGATCATCTATGTCACCGACTCCGAGTCGGAGTCGCTGGCCACTGACCACAACGGCTGGAAACGTGGCATCCGCATCGGCAGCGTTGCCGACGGCTCGGTATGGGCGTTGATCCCAGACCCGATCGACTACGCGACCAACACCAGCGGAGCCGAGGGGCTCGCCGTGGACGCGGCCGGCAACATCTTCGGCGCCGAGGTCGGTCAACATCGGATGATGAAGTACGTGCGGGAGTCGCCGCCGTGA
- a CDS encoding Ldh family oxidoreductase, translated as MVSAGYLHKIIAEVLTAYGALEGDAHVQARNLVEGDLRGQHSHGIQRLGVLVGRIRNGVLTPRAAPRQEWQTGAVLRVDGDRGFGPVVAFSAVQAIIDRAETTGVALAAIGNANHLGILAPYVEKMAAAGMVGIALTTSEALVHAWGGAAAMVGTNPIAIAAPTGPGSEPVVLDMSTGSVSMGKILSYAQRGEPIPLGWAVGPSGEPTTDAGLAARAGAISPFGGAKGYALGITVGAVVAAVTGTALGRDIRGTLDETSHCNKGDLLICISPHVLGSSHLLPAIGTYLNQVRASAVGADPVTVPGDRARACRQHRLRNGIPLHPNVWTTALRIHEQGRNHRNDRSR; from the coding sequence GTGGTCTCGGCGGGTTACCTGCACAAGATCATCGCCGAGGTTCTCACGGCATACGGGGCGCTCGAAGGCGATGCCCATGTTCAGGCCCGAAACCTCGTCGAAGGAGATCTTCGCGGCCAGCACTCCCACGGCATCCAGCGGCTGGGGGTTCTCGTGGGCCGGATCCGCAATGGCGTACTCACGCCTCGGGCTGCGCCCCGGCAGGAATGGCAGACCGGGGCAGTGCTACGAGTCGACGGCGACCGGGGTTTCGGGCCGGTGGTGGCGTTCTCCGCGGTGCAAGCGATCATCGACAGGGCGGAGACCACCGGGGTTGCGCTGGCAGCCATCGGCAACGCCAACCACCTGGGCATACTGGCGCCCTACGTGGAGAAGATGGCGGCGGCTGGCATGGTCGGAATCGCCCTCACCACAAGCGAAGCGCTGGTGCACGCCTGGGGCGGGGCCGCCGCGATGGTCGGAACGAACCCGATCGCCATCGCGGCGCCTACCGGACCGGGCAGCGAGCCCGTCGTGCTCGACATGTCAACCGGCTCGGTGTCGATGGGCAAGATCCTGTCGTATGCCCAACGCGGCGAACCGATCCCACTCGGATGGGCCGTCGGGCCCTCGGGCGAACCCACCACGGACGCGGGCCTGGCCGCACGCGCCGGAGCGATCTCACCGTTCGGCGGTGCGAAGGGTTACGCGCTCGGCATCACCGTCGGGGCCGTGGTAGCGGCGGTCACCGGAACCGCGTTGGGACGCGACATCCGCGGCACCCTCGACGAGACGTCGCACTGCAACAAGGGCGACCTCCTCATCTGCATCTCCCCGCACGTCCTTGGATCATCGCACCTGCTGCCCGCCATCGGCACCTACCTCAACCAGGTACGCGCCTCCGCAGTCGGCGCCGACCCGGTGACGGTGCCAGGAGATCGGGCCAGGGCGTGCCGGCAGCACCGCCTCAGGAACGGGATCCCGCTACACCCCAACGTGTGGACCACCGCGCTGAGAATCCATGAGCAAGGAAGAAACCATCGCAATGACCGCTCCCGCTAA
- a CDS encoding NAD-dependent succinate-semialdehyde dehydrogenase has translation MTTFEDAARHTAVLESRAIPDTLFTELYIGGRWRPAELDERIEVRNPADGSLIAAVANATVTDCAAAVAAAADAAESWAVTPPRHRSEILRSAWEIMVAERESLAALITAENGKSYADAEAEIDYAADFFRWFAEEAVRIGGDYRLSPQGDKRILVSREPIGVAVLVTPWNFPAAMATRKLGPALAAGCTAILKPAIQTPLTAGAIVDILARAGVPAGVVNYVTPRPAGAAVRAMLHHPAVRKLSFTGSTEVGRLLLHEAADNIVSASLELGGNAPFLVLESADVGAAVAGAMVAKMRNGGCACTAANRFYVHRSLADAFTQGLVEAMRDTTMGPGLVAGNALGALISDAERDKVAAIVARAVDEGAVAVVGGQKPSGPGAFYPPTVLTGVRPDAAITQTEIFGPVAPIIVVDDEDEAVAWANRTEMGLVGYVYGDTASAMRVAHRLQVGMVAVNKGVLSDPAAPFGGVKQSGLGREGGSAGIEEYLEQKYIAVDL, from the coding sequence ATGACCACGTTCGAGGACGCCGCGCGCCATACGGCTGTGCTGGAATCCAGAGCCATCCCGGACACGCTGTTCACCGAGCTGTATATCGGCGGGCGATGGCGCCCGGCGGAGCTCGACGAAAGAATCGAGGTCCGCAATCCCGCCGACGGGTCGCTGATCGCCGCGGTGGCCAACGCCACCGTGACCGACTGTGCGGCCGCCGTTGCCGCCGCCGCCGATGCGGCCGAGTCCTGGGCGGTGACGCCGCCACGGCACCGCTCGGAGATACTGCGCTCCGCTTGGGAGATCATGGTTGCCGAACGGGAAAGCCTGGCGGCGCTGATCACCGCCGAAAACGGCAAATCATATGCGGACGCGGAAGCCGAAATCGACTATGCCGCGGACTTTTTCCGATGGTTCGCCGAGGAGGCCGTCCGCATCGGTGGTGACTACCGGCTGTCACCTCAAGGCGACAAACGGATTCTGGTCAGCCGTGAACCCATCGGGGTGGCAGTCCTGGTGACGCCGTGGAACTTTCCCGCGGCGATGGCCACCCGCAAGCTCGGCCCCGCTCTGGCGGCAGGCTGCACCGCAATTCTCAAGCCGGCGATACAGACCCCGCTCACCGCGGGAGCGATCGTCGACATTCTTGCCCGCGCCGGTGTCCCGGCGGGAGTGGTCAACTACGTCACCCCACGGCCCGCGGGGGCCGCCGTCAGGGCGATGTTGCACCACCCGGCGGTGCGCAAGCTGTCGTTCACCGGGTCCACCGAGGTCGGCAGACTCCTGCTGCACGAAGCCGCCGATAACATCGTGAGCGCGTCGCTGGAACTCGGCGGAAACGCCCCGTTTCTGGTGCTCGAGTCGGCCGACGTCGGCGCGGCCGTCGCGGGCGCGATGGTGGCCAAGATGCGCAACGGTGGCTGCGCCTGCACCGCGGCCAACCGGTTCTACGTCCATCGTTCGCTCGCCGACGCGTTCACCCAGGGCTTGGTCGAGGCCATGCGCGACACCACCATGGGTCCCGGCCTCGTTGCCGGTAACGCGCTCGGCGCGCTGATCTCCGACGCCGAGCGCGACAAGGTCGCGGCCATCGTGGCCCGCGCGGTCGACGAAGGGGCCGTTGCCGTTGTTGGTGGGCAGAAACCGTCGGGACCGGGCGCGTTCTACCCGCCGACCGTGCTCACCGGCGTGCGCCCGGACGCCGCCATCACCCAGACCGAGATCTTCGGGCCGGTGGCTCCGATCATCGTCGTCGACGACGAGGACGAGGCCGTCGCCTGGGCCAACCGCACCGAGATGGGCCTGGTCGGCTATGTCTACGGCGACACAGCCAGCGCGATGCGGGTCGCGCACCGCCTGCAGGTCGGCATGGTCGCCGTCAACAAGGGTGTGCTGAGCGATCCGGCCGCGCCATTCGGTGGCGTCAAACAAAGCGGGCTCGGCAGGGAGGGCGGCTCGGCGGGAATCGAAGAGTACCTGGAGCAGAAGTACATCGCCGTCGACTTGTGA
- a CDS encoding MFS transporter, with protein sequence MSARNAMWPTRFNQSQRYLRRVVVASMAGTVVEWYEFSLYGTAATLVFSKVFFAPDGNDLDDVAAAFLTYAVGFFARPLGGIVFGQLGDRYGRKILLQLSLLLVGVATILMGCLPTFAQIGYAAPALLVALRFIQGFAIGGEWGGAVLLVAEHSPTASRSFWTSWPQAGVPGGNLLATVALLILTSTLPDRAFLSWGWRVAFWLSAIFVLIGYYIRTKVNDAPIFVEAQHQAQHAAAASVGLVEALKRYPRGVFTGMGLRFAENTMYFLVVTFAITYLTVQVHASTVAILWWLLTAHVVHLAVIPVAGHLADRFGRCPIYLVGVVTAGTWGFVAFPMMNSGRNAIIMSAFIIGLLFHGLMFAPLPAVMAEMFPTRIRYSAVSLSYQVTSIVSGSVAPIIAVRLLEKYQSWVPIAWYLAATAVVSTLAALSARETKGVDLTAIDFADAQSQSAPRQSLRPLSGACSALTRPEHVAQRLVDR encoded by the coding sequence ATGAGCGCGCGGAATGCAATGTGGCCCACCCGATTTAATCAGAGCCAAAGGTATCTTCGTCGTGTGGTTGTCGCGTCCATGGCCGGCACCGTCGTCGAGTGGTACGAATTCTCCCTGTACGGCACCGCGGCTACGCTGGTGTTCAGCAAGGTGTTCTTCGCGCCCGACGGCAACGACCTCGACGACGTCGCCGCCGCCTTCCTGACCTACGCTGTCGGCTTTTTCGCTCGCCCGCTCGGCGGCATCGTGTTCGGCCAACTCGGGGACCGGTACGGACGCAAGATACTGCTGCAGCTCAGCCTCCTGCTGGTGGGCGTTGCCACCATTCTCATGGGATGTCTGCCGACCTTCGCTCAAATCGGGTACGCTGCCCCGGCACTGCTGGTGGCGTTGCGGTTCATTCAGGGCTTCGCCATCGGCGGCGAGTGGGGCGGCGCGGTCCTGCTCGTCGCCGAGCACAGCCCTACCGCTAGCCGTAGCTTCTGGACGAGCTGGCCGCAGGCCGGCGTGCCCGGCGGGAACCTCCTGGCCACGGTGGCCCTGCTGATACTCACGTCGACGCTGCCGGATCGGGCGTTCCTGAGCTGGGGCTGGCGCGTGGCCTTCTGGTTGTCGGCGATTTTCGTTCTGATCGGCTATTACATACGCACCAAGGTCAACGACGCACCGATCTTCGTCGAAGCTCAACATCAAGCCCAGCACGCCGCAGCCGCCTCGGTCGGTCTGGTCGAAGCGTTAAAGCGATATCCACGCGGCGTTTTCACCGGTATGGGTTTGCGTTTCGCGGAGAACACAATGTACTTCCTGGTGGTCACCTTCGCCATCACGTATCTCACAGTCCAGGTGCACGCCAGCACGGTGGCGATCCTGTGGTGGCTGCTCACCGCGCACGTCGTGCACCTCGCGGTCATCCCGGTGGCCGGGCATCTGGCAGACCGATTCGGCAGGTGCCCAATCTATCTCGTCGGCGTAGTCACCGCCGGCACCTGGGGTTTCGTCGCGTTTCCGATGATGAACAGCGGACGCAACGCGATCATCATGTCGGCCTTCATCATTGGCCTGCTATTCCATGGCCTGATGTTTGCGCCCCTGCCGGCGGTCATGGCGGAGATGTTTCCCACCCGGATACGCTATTCCGCAGTGTCGCTGAGTTACCAGGTCACCTCGATCGTCAGTGGATCGGTCGCACCGATCATCGCCGTCCGCTTGCTGGAAAAATACCAATCCTGGGTGCCCATCGCCTGGTATCTGGCGGCCACCGCCGTCGTGAGCACACTGGCCGCGCTGTCCGCCCGCGAGACCAAGGGCGTGGATCTGACCGCGATCGACTTCGCCGATGCCCAAAGCCAGTCGGCCCCACGTCAATCGCTCCGCCCGCTTTCCGGTGCCTGTTCAGCGCTAACGCGCCCCGAGCATGTCGCGCAGCGCCTCGTCGACCGTTGA